Proteins from a genomic interval of Bradyrhizobium sp. CCBAU 53340:
- a CDS encoding outer membrane protein gives MRRLWLVAAMFGSMSAAHAADMPDLPVLRGGFTDGLSKTSHNWDGTYFGGTAGYTTDTTDFGQSVIGLTNYIFRDSVLQGPTSTWSLLQKANTQGVNFGGFVGQNWQWYDAILSLEGTYSYFGNLSTGSTGSNSLVIVNPPGEVRAPGITNNYAVSLTGTATAQVKDMISLRGRVGWDGGPFMPYAFFGAAVGRMDVTRTVTSNVQLRTDVTTTDIFGNTTTTLGVYGPVPAQSGTQGQHRTNTFAVGWTAGLGLEYCIWDGLFARVEYEYVKFSPVMNTSVTLNNARVGVGYKF, from the coding sequence ATGCGTAGGCTTTGGTTGGTGGCGGCGATGTTCGGATCTATGTCCGCCGCACACGCGGCCGACATGCCGGATCTGCCCGTCCTGCGCGGCGGCTTCACCGACGGTCTGTCCAAGACGTCCCACAATTGGGACGGCACCTATTTCGGCGGCACTGCCGGCTACACGACCGACACGACCGATTTCGGCCAGAGCGTGATCGGCCTGACCAACTACATCTTCCGCGACAGCGTGCTGCAGGGGCCAACGTCGACGTGGTCGCTGCTGCAGAAGGCCAACACGCAGGGCGTCAATTTTGGCGGCTTCGTCGGCCAGAATTGGCAGTGGTACGACGCCATCCTCAGCCTCGAAGGCACCTACAGCTATTTCGGCAACCTCTCGACGGGGTCGACCGGCTCCAACTCGCTCGTGATCGTCAACCCGCCCGGTGAGGTGCGCGCCCCCGGCATCACCAACAATTATGCCGTGTCGCTGACCGGTACCGCCACGGCTCAGGTCAAGGACATGATCTCGCTGCGCGGCCGCGTTGGATGGGACGGCGGGCCTTTCATGCCGTACGCCTTCTTCGGCGCAGCCGTCGGGCGGATGGACGTCACGCGCACGGTGACGAGCAACGTGCAACTGCGCACCGACGTGACGACAACGGATATCTTCGGCAACACGACGACCACGTTGGGTGTCTACGGGCCCGTTCCGGCACAGTCGGGCACGCAGGGCCAGCACCGGACCAACACCTTCGCGGTGGGCTGGACCGCCGGCCTCGGCCTCGAATACTGCATCTGGGACGGTCTGTTCGCGCGCGTGGAATACGAATACGTCAAGTTCTCGCCCGTCATGAACACCTCGGTGACGCTGAACAACGCGCGCGTCGGCGTGGGCTACAAGTTCTGA
- a CDS encoding alpha-hydroxy acid oxidase, with protein sequence MKHITCIDDLRALHKRRVPKAFFDYCDRGSYAEETLRANREDMQAIKFRQRILVDVSKRDTSTTILGEPSTMPLILAPVGLLGMQHGDGEIHACRAAQAAGIPFTQSTMSICSIEDIAAAVDKPFWFQLYVMKDRGFIKDLIQRAIAAKCSALVLTVDLQVIGQRHADIKNGMTIPPEWTLSKFLDFATKPAWVSGVLQGKRRTFGNIAGHVKNTEDLNRLAEWTASQFDTSLNWKDVEWIRSIWPGKLIIKGILDVEDAEEAAKTGAQALVVSNHGGRQLDGAPSSIEVLPEIADAVGDKMEIMFDGGIRSGQDVMRALALGAKSCMIGRAYAYGLGAGGQAGVAKAIDIIQKELLTTMGLCGVNRIDEIDDHVIAVAP encoded by the coding sequence ATGAAGCACATCACCTGTATCGACGATCTTCGCGCGCTGCATAAGCGCCGCGTGCCGAAGGCGTTCTTCGACTATTGCGACCGCGGCTCCTATGCCGAGGAAACGCTGCGCGCCAACCGCGAGGACATGCAGGCGATCAAGTTCCGCCAGCGCATCCTGGTCGACGTCTCCAAGCGCGACACCTCGACTACGATCCTCGGCGAGCCCTCGACCATGCCGCTGATCCTGGCGCCGGTCGGCCTGCTCGGCATGCAACATGGCGACGGCGAGATCCATGCCTGCCGCGCCGCGCAAGCCGCCGGCATCCCATTCACGCAATCGACCATGTCGATCTGCTCGATCGAGGACATCGCGGCCGCCGTCGACAAGCCGTTCTGGTTCCAGCTTTACGTGATGAAGGACCGCGGCTTCATCAAGGACCTGATCCAGCGCGCGATCGCCGCCAAGTGCAGCGCGCTGGTGCTCACCGTCGATCTTCAGGTGATCGGCCAGCGCCATGCCGACATCAAGAACGGTATGACGATCCCGCCGGAGTGGACACTGTCGAAGTTCCTCGATTTCGCGACCAAGCCCGCCTGGGTTTCCGGCGTGCTGCAGGGCAAGCGCCGCACCTTCGGCAACATCGCCGGTCACGTGAAGAACACCGAGGACCTCAACCGCCTCGCCGAATGGACCGCCTCGCAGTTCGACACCTCCTTGAACTGGAAGGACGTCGAGTGGATCCGCAGCATCTGGCCGGGCAAGCTCATCATCAAGGGCATTCTCGACGTCGAGGACGCCGAGGAAGCCGCCAAGACCGGCGCGCAGGCGCTGGTGGTGTCGAACCATGGCGGCCGTCAGCTCGACGGCGCGCCGTCCTCAATCGAGGTGCTGCCGGAGATCGCCGACGCGGTCGGCGACAAGATGGAGATCATGTTCGACGGCGGCATCCGCTCCGGCCAGGACGTGATGCGCGCGCTCGCGCTCGGCGCCAAGTCCTGCATGATCGGCCGCGCTTATGCGTATGGCCTGGGTGCCGGCGGTCAGGCCGGCGTCGCCAAGGCGATCGACATCATCCAGAAAGAGCTGCTGACCACGATGGGCCTGTGCGGCGTCAACAGGATCGACGAGATCGACGATCACGTGATTGCGGTGGCACCGTAG
- a CDS encoding ISAs1 family transposase yields the protein MGKFKKAFRRLSDPRAANARHDLLEVLVIALAAVLCGAETCSDMAEFGEAKEDLLRLFLRLTHGIPSHDTFSRVFRLLEPEAFEAAFRRFMAAFAKANRLNLTGVVAVDGKALRGAFERGSRYEPLHLVNVFAVEARMSLAQQKAPGRNETKGALEVLALLSLEGCIVTADALHCHRAMAKTVLDRGGDYVLAIKANRGPLFKAVVGQFARSGERRATKTVEPSTHDRREARRATIMRNTSLAAVHSFPGVVAIGRVTSRRQLQGNRAEPPVVRYYLLSKPMSARRLLSVTRSHWTIENQLHWVLDVHFDEDGNRARMDHAPENLAILRRLALNILRSCPGPTSIRRKIKRAGWDDTFLLALFGHMR from the coding sequence ATGGGGAAGTTCAAGAAGGCTTTTCGGCGGTTGTCGGACCCGCGCGCGGCGAACGCACGGCACGATCTGCTGGAGGTGCTGGTTATCGCCTTGGCTGCGGTGCTGTGCGGAGCAGAGACCTGCTCGGACATGGCGGAGTTTGGAGAGGCCAAGGAAGACCTGCTGCGACTGTTTCTGCGCCTGACGCACGGGATTCCCAGTCACGACACCTTCAGCCGCGTGTTCCGTTTGCTCGAGCCGGAAGCGTTCGAAGCTGCGTTCCGGCGTTTCATGGCGGCGTTTGCCAAGGCTAACCGGCTCAATCTCACCGGAGTGGTCGCGGTCGACGGCAAGGCGCTGCGGGGCGCCTTCGAGCGTGGTTCGCGCTACGAGCCTCTGCACCTGGTCAACGTCTTTGCGGTGGAGGCGCGAATGTCTCTTGCCCAGCAGAAGGCCCCCGGCCGCAACGAGACCAAGGGGGCATTGGAGGTATTGGCGCTGCTGTCTCTTGAAGGCTGCATCGTCACGGCCGATGCGCTGCATTGCCATCGCGCGATGGCAAAGACGGTGCTCGATCGCGGCGGCGACTATGTGCTGGCAATCAAGGCCAACCGTGGACCGCTGTTCAAGGCCGTGGTCGGGCAGTTTGCTCGGTCCGGCGAGCGTAGGGCCACCAAAACGGTCGAACCCTCCACCCACGACCGGCGCGAAGCGCGCCGGGCAACCATCATGCGCAATACCAGTCTGGCTGCCGTCCACAGCTTCCCTGGCGTCGTTGCGATCGGCCGCGTCACCTCGCGCAGGCAATTGCAGGGCAATCGCGCCGAGCCGCCGGTCGTGCGCTATTACCTGCTCTCCAAGCCCATGTCCGCCAGGCGGCTGCTGTCGGTCACGCGCAGTCATTGGACGATCGAGAACCAGTTGCATTGGGTGCTCGACGTCCACTTCGACGAAGACGGCAACCGGGCGAGAATGGATCATGCTCCCGAGAACCTCGCCATCCTGCGCAGACTCGCGCTCAACATCCTTCGATCTTGTCCTGGTCCCACCTCCATACGCCGGAAAATCAAGCGCGCCGGCTGGGACGACACCTTCCTCCTCGCCCTGTTCGGCCATATGCGATAG
- a CDS encoding glutathione S-transferase family protein, which produces MQIYGDSNSGNCLKVKWVCDHLALPYRWVEIDTRKGETRTPQFLKMNGAGQVPTVAFDDGRTLAQSNAVIRYLARDSALVPRDAFTAAKMDEWLFWEQYSHEPYIAVCRFLMVYLGKDASELDPDKVKRGYAALDRMEQHLAASRFFVGDAVSLADVSLLAYTRLAHEGGFDLGRYPAVRRWITEAEAHLGLPPAR; this is translated from the coding sequence ATGCAGATTTACGGCGACAGCAATTCGGGCAATTGCCTGAAGGTGAAATGGGTCTGCGATCATCTCGCGCTGCCCTATCGCTGGGTCGAGATCGACACGCGCAAGGGCGAGACGCGCACGCCGCAATTCCTCAAGATGAACGGCGCCGGCCAGGTGCCGACCGTGGCCTTCGACGACGGGCGCACGCTGGCGCAGTCCAATGCCGTCATCCGCTATCTCGCCCGCGACAGTGCACTCGTTCCGCGCGATGCCTTTACCGCCGCCAAGATGGATGAATGGCTGTTCTGGGAGCAATACAGCCACGAGCCCTACATCGCGGTGTGTCGCTTCCTCATGGTCTATCTCGGCAAGGATGCTTCCGAGCTCGATCCTGACAAGGTCAAGCGCGGCTATGCCGCGCTCGACCGCATGGAGCAGCACCTGGCGGCAAGCCGTTTCTTCGTAGGCGATGCGGTTTCGCTCGCGGACGTCTCGCTGCTCGCCTATACCCGCCTCGCCCATGAAGGCGGCTTCGATCTTGGCCGCTATCCGGCCGTCCGCCGCTGGATCACCGAGGCCGAAGCCCATCTCGGCCTGCCGCCGGCGCGCTGA
- the glmM gene encoding phosphoglucosamine mutase: protein MSRKYFGTDGIRGRANGLITPELALKVGQAAGLAFQRGDHRHRVVIGKDTRLSGYMIEYAMVAGFTSVGMDVLLVGPMPTPAVAMLTKSMRADLGVMISASHNLFEDNGIKLFGPQGFKLSDDVERQIEQLLDESLDKRLAQSASLGRARRIDGVHDRYIEFAKRTLPRDLSLEGLRVVIDCANGAAYKVVPEALWELGADVVPIGVEPDGFNINKDCGSTSPEALSKKVREMRADIGIALDGDADRVILVDERGHVVDGDQLLAVIAQSWKEDGRLSRPGIVATVMSNLGLERFLKGQGIDLVRTPVGDRYVLEQMLNGGYNLGGEQSGHIILSDYATTGDGFVAALQVLAVVQKLRRPVSEVCHRFDPLPQILKNVRHKGGKPLDDSDVKSAISDGEKRLNGHGRLLIRSSGTEPVIRVMGEGEDRILVEDIVDTIVSALGQAAA, encoded by the coding sequence ATGAGCCGCAAATATTTCGGGACGGACGGGATCCGGGGCCGCGCCAACGGACTGATCACGCCGGAGCTCGCGCTCAAGGTCGGCCAGGCCGCAGGCCTTGCATTTCAGCGCGGTGACCACCGCCACCGGGTCGTGATCGGCAAGGACACTCGCCTGTCCGGCTACATGATCGAATATGCGATGGTCGCAGGCTTCACCTCGGTCGGCATGGACGTGCTGCTGGTCGGCCCGATGCCGACGCCGGCGGTCGCAATGCTGACCAAGTCGATGCGCGCCGATCTCGGCGTCATGATCTCGGCCTCGCACAATCTGTTCGAGGACAACGGCATCAAGCTGTTCGGCCCGCAGGGCTTCAAGCTCTCCGACGACGTCGAGAGGCAGATCGAGCAGCTGCTCGACGAATCGCTCGACAAGCGGCTGGCACAAAGCGCGAGCCTGGGCCGCGCCCGCCGCATCGACGGCGTGCATGACCGCTACATCGAATTCGCCAAGCGCACGCTGCCGCGCGACCTCTCGCTCGAGGGCCTGCGCGTCGTGATCGATTGCGCCAATGGCGCCGCCTACAAGGTGGTGCCGGAAGCGCTGTGGGAATTGGGCGCCGACGTGGTGCCGATCGGCGTCGAGCCCGACGGCTTCAACATCAACAAGGATTGCGGCTCGACTTCGCCGGAGGCGCTGTCGAAGAAGGTACGCGAGATGCGCGCCGATATCGGCATTGCACTCGACGGCGACGCCGATCGCGTCATCCTGGTCGACGAGCGCGGCCATGTCGTCGACGGCGACCAGCTGCTCGCGGTGATCGCGCAGAGCTGGAAGGAGGACGGACGTCTGTCGCGTCCGGGCATCGTCGCCACCGTGATGTCCAATCTCGGCCTCGAGCGCTTCCTGAAAGGGCAGGGGATCGATCTCGTGCGCACGCCGGTCGGCGATCGCTACGTGCTCGAGCAGATGCTGAACGGCGGCTACAATCTCGGCGGCGAGCAGTCCGGCCACATCATCCTGTCCGACTACGCGACGACCGGCGACGGCTTCGTCGCCGCGCTGCAGGTGCTGGCCGTGGTGCAGAAGCTGCGCCGGCCGGTGTCCGAGGTCTGCCACCGCTTCGATCCGCTGCCGCAGATCCTCAAGAACGTCCGTCACAAGGGCGGCAAGCCGCTCGACGATTCCGACGTCAAGTCGGCGATCTCCGACGGCGAGAAGCGCCTCAACGGCCATGGCCGCCTCCTGATCCGCTCCTCCGGCACCGAGCCCGTGATCCGCGTCATGGGCGAGGGGGAGGACCGCATCTTGGTCGAGGACATCGTCGACACCATCGTCTCCGCGCTGGGCCAGGCGGCGGCGTAA
- the serA gene encoding phosphoglycerate dehydrogenase, which translates to MTKPKVLISDALSPAAVQIFKDRGVEVDFQPNLGKDKDKLAEIIGNYDGLAIRSATKATAKILERATNLKVIGRAGIGVDNVEIPAATAKGIIVMNTPFGNSITTAEHAITLMLALAREIPQADASTQAGKWEKNRFMGVEITGKVLGVVGCGNIGSIVADRALGLRMKVIAFDPFLSPERAKDIGVEKVELDDLLKRADFITLHTPLTEKTKNIIDAAAIAKMKKGVRLINCARGGLVDEQAVVDALNSKHIAGAAFDVFVEEPANTNVLFGHPNVICTPHLGASTTEAQENVALQVAEQMSDYLLTGAISNAVNFPSITAEEAPKLKPFIALAEKLGSFAGQLTETGILKVEITYEGHVAEMKIKAITSAVLSGLLRPMLGEVNVVSAPVVAKERGMIVDEIVRAAQSDYESLITVTVATERQERSVSGTVYHDGKPRLVDVKGIRVDAEFGKSMIYITNEDKPGFIGQFASLLGDAKINIATFHLGRVAPGSDAIALVEVDGAVPADLLAKVQALPQVKQAKALTF; encoded by the coding sequence ATGACCAAACCCAAAGTTCTCATTTCCGACGCGCTCTCGCCCGCTGCCGTGCAGATCTTCAAAGACCGCGGCGTCGAGGTCGACTTCCAGCCCAACCTCGGCAAGGACAAGGACAAGCTCGCCGAGATCATCGGCAATTACGACGGTCTCGCGATCCGCTCCGCGACCAAGGCGACCGCCAAGATCCTGGAGAGGGCCACCAACCTCAAGGTGATCGGCCGCGCCGGTATCGGCGTCGACAATGTCGAGATCCCCGCCGCCACGGCCAAGGGCATCATCGTGATGAACACGCCGTTCGGCAATTCGATCACGACCGCCGAGCATGCGATCACGCTGATGCTGGCGCTGGCCCGCGAGATCCCGCAGGCCGATGCTTCGACCCAGGCCGGCAAGTGGGAGAAGAACCGCTTCATGGGCGTCGAGATCACCGGCAAGGTGCTTGGCGTGGTCGGCTGCGGCAACATCGGTTCGATCGTCGCCGACCGCGCGCTCGGCCTGCGCATGAAGGTGATTGCGTTCGATCCGTTCCTGTCGCCCGAGCGCGCCAAGGACATCGGCGTCGAGAAGGTCGAACTCGATGATCTCCTGAAGCGTGCCGACTTCATCACGCTGCACACGCCGCTGACGGAGAAGACCAAGAACATCATTGATGCTGCCGCGATCGCCAAGATGAAGAAGGGCGTGCGCCTGATCAACTGCGCCCGCGGCGGTCTCGTCGACGAGCAGGCCGTGGTCGATGCGCTCAATTCCAAGCACATTGCGGGTGCCGCCTTCGACGTGTTCGTCGAGGAGCCGGCAAACACCAACGTGCTGTTCGGCCATCCCAACGTGATCTGCACGCCGCATCTCGGCGCTTCCACCACGGAAGCGCAGGAGAACGTCGCGCTTCAGGTCGCAGAGCAGATGTCGGACTATCTGCTCACCGGCGCGATCTCGAATGCCGTCAACTTCCCCTCGATCACCGCCGAGGAGGCACCGAAGCTGAAGCCGTTCATCGCGCTCGCCGAGAAGCTCGGCTCGTTCGCCGGCCAGCTCACCGAGACCGGCATCCTCAAGGTCGAGATCACCTATGAAGGTCACGTCGCCGAGATGAAGATCAAGGCGATCACCTCGGCGGTGCTGTCGGGCCTGCTGCGGCCGATGCTGGGCGAGGTCAACGTCGTGTCGGCGCCCGTCGTCGCCAAGGAGCGCGGAATGATCGTTGACGAGATCGTCCGCGCCGCGCAGAGCGACTATGAAAGCCTGATCACCGTGACGGTTGCGACCGAACGCCAGGAGCGCTCGGTCTCCGGCACCGTGTACCATGACGGCAAGCCGCGATTGGTTGACGTCAAGGGCATCCGCGTCGACGCCGAGTTCGGCAAGTCGATGATCTACATCACCAACGAGGACAAGCCGGGCTTCATCGGCCAGTTCGCGAGCCTCCTGGGCGATGCCAAGATCAACATCGCCACCTTCCATCTCGGCCGCGTCGCGCCCGGCAGCGATGCCATCGCGCTGGTCGAGGTCGACGGCGCGGTGCCGGCGGACCTGCTCGCCAAGGTGCAGGCCCTGCCGCAGGTCAAGCAGGCCAAGGCTCTGACGTTCTGA
- a CDS encoding MFS transporter produces the protein MNKPVVVHAETLTEPVVVSDVAPAAATSAVKTAAGPAYIVLAGISVSHFLNDTMQSLIASVYPILKDTCALDFAQIGMITLAFQFTASLLQPVVGHYTDRKAQPYSLSIGMASTFFGLLLLSVAQQYLVILVAAALVGLGSAVFHPESARIARLASGGRYGFAQSVFQLGGSFGTSMGPVLAALIVVPFGQGSIAWFSSIAFLAILILWRIGRWYAPQIKAKKAAVVQAHPDAPSSRRVAVALLVLVALLFSKQLYVSSLSSYYIFYLIDRFGVSTQTAQIYLFVFLAANAVGAFFGGPLGDRFGRKIVIWISILGALPFTLALPFAGLYASAALSVIIGLIISSTTSSIIVFAQELVPHRFGMISGVFFGVAFGIGGLGAAVLGKLADHTSIEFVYQVCAYLPAIGLLAVFLPKLPRHAR, from the coding sequence TTGAACAAGCCTGTCGTCGTCCATGCGGAAACGCTGACCGAGCCCGTCGTCGTCAGCGACGTCGCGCCTGCTGCCGCCACGTCTGCTGTCAAGACGGCCGCGGGGCCGGCCTATATCGTGCTCGCCGGCATCAGCGTCTCGCATTTCCTCAACGACACCATGCAGTCGCTGATCGCCTCGGTGTATCCGATCCTGAAGGATACCTGCGCGCTCGACTTCGCGCAGATCGGCATGATCACGCTGGCCTTCCAGTTCACGGCCTCGCTGCTGCAGCCGGTGGTCGGCCACTACACCGACAGGAAGGCGCAGCCTTACTCGCTGTCGATCGGCATGGCCTCGACCTTCTTCGGCCTCTTGCTGCTCAGCGTCGCCCAGCAATATCTCGTCATCCTCGTCGCTGCCGCGCTGGTCGGTCTCGGCTCGGCGGTGTTTCACCCGGAATCGGCGCGCATCGCGCGGCTCGCCTCCGGCGGCCGCTACGGCTTTGCGCAATCGGTGTTCCAGCTCGGCGGCAGCTTCGGTACCTCGATGGGGCCGGTGCTCGCGGCGCTGATCGTCGTACCGTTCGGGCAGGGCAGCATCGCCTGGTTCTCCTCGATCGCCTTCCTTGCGATTCTGATCCTCTGGCGCATCGGCCGCTGGTACGCGCCGCAGATCAAGGCGAAGAAGGCAGCAGTGGTTCAGGCCCATCCTGATGCGCCGAGCTCGCGCCGCGTCGCCGTTGCGCTCCTCGTGCTGGTCGCGCTGCTGTTCTCCAAGCAGCTCTACGTCTCGAGCCTGTCGAGCTACTACATCTTCTATCTGATCGACCGCTTCGGCGTGTCGACGCAGACGGCGCAGATCTATCTCTTCGTCTTCCTCGCCGCCAATGCGGTCGGCGCGTTCTTCGGCGGCCCGCTCGGCGATCGCTTCGGCCGCAAGATCGTGATCTGGATCTCGATCCTCGGCGCATTGCCGTTCACGCTGGCGCTGCCGTTCGCCGGGCTCTACGCGAGCGCGGCGCTGTCGGTGATCATCGGCCTCATCATCTCCTCGACGACGTCGTCGATCATCGTGTTCGCGCAGGAGCTGGTGCCGCACCGCTTCGGCATGATCTCCGGCGTGTTCTTTGGCGTCGCCTTCGGCATCGGCGGTCTCGGTGCCGCCGTGCTCGGCAAGCTCGCCGATCACACCTCGATCGAGTTCGTCTATCAGGTCTGCGCCTATCTGCCGGCCATCGGCCTGCTCGCGGTGTTCTTGCCGAAGCTGCCGCGGCACGCGCGTTAA
- a CDS encoding outer membrane protein: MRSVKSLLAAGAATLISSMAFAADMPIAAPPPMYAPPAPPADFGGWYLRGDIGMTNQSAKRIDAVLPAGFSKTTQGLGFDSSPLFDLGVGYRFNNWFRADVITQYRGRANLHGSDNVVGPAFVGNDNYSGSKSEWVVMANAYVDLGTWWCITPFVGAGLGGSYNKLSGFRDDGIQIAGGVPSSSATYFADNGKWNFAWAAHAGLAYKVNPGFTVELAYSYMDLGDAAPGNFRAFDNSISGPSTIKIKDITSHDVKLGVRWDLNSPPAYMPPPPLVTKG; this comes from the coding sequence ATGCGTAGCGTTAAGTCTCTCCTTGCCGCGGGTGCGGCAACACTGATCTCGTCGATGGCATTCGCCGCCGATATGCCGATCGCCGCTCCCCCTCCGATGTACGCGCCGCCCGCCCCGCCCGCAGATTTCGGCGGCTGGTATCTGCGCGGCGATATCGGCATGACCAACCAGAGCGCCAAGCGCATTGACGCCGTCCTGCCGGCCGGATTCTCGAAGACGACGCAGGGCCTCGGATTCGACTCCTCGCCGTTGTTCGATCTCGGCGTCGGCTACCGCTTCAACAACTGGTTCCGTGCCGACGTGATCACCCAGTACCGCGGCAGGGCCAACCTGCACGGTTCGGACAACGTGGTCGGGCCCGCCTTCGTCGGAAACGACAATTACAGCGGCAGCAAGTCCGAATGGGTCGTCATGGCCAACGCCTATGTCGATCTCGGCACCTGGTGGTGTATCACCCCGTTCGTCGGCGCCGGCCTCGGCGGCTCCTACAACAAGCTCAGCGGTTTCCGCGACGACGGCATTCAGATCGCCGGCGGCGTGCCTTCCAGCAGCGCCACCTACTTCGCCGACAACGGCAAGTGGAATTTCGCCTGGGCCGCTCATGCCGGTCTCGCCTACAAGGTCAATCCCGGCTTCACCGTCGAACTGGCCTACAGCTACATGGATCTCGGCGACGCCGCTCCGGGCAACTTCCGCGCCTTCGACAACAGCATCTCCGGCCCCTCGACGATCAAGATCAAGGACATCACCTCGCACGACGTCAAGCTCGGCGTGCGCTGGGATCTCAACAGCCCGCCGGCCTACATGCCGCCGCCGCCGCTCGTCACCAAGGGCTGA
- a CDS encoding GNAT family N-acetyltransferase, translating into MNDKSVSIRLARREDVPAIVAMLADDHLGRARERVEDPLPASYYQAYERVERDQNLTLVVAESEGRVVGCLQLAVLAGISSQGGSRGLLEDVRVAADCRSRGIGEQLVQWAVTEAKARGCNLVELLTHSSRVDAQRFYKRLGFSLSHAGMTVRF; encoded by the coding sequence ATGAACGATAAGTCCGTCTCCATCCGTCTCGCGCGGCGCGAGGACGTGCCCGCGATCGTGGCGATGCTCGCCGACGATCATCTCGGCCGCGCCCGCGAGCGCGTCGAGGATCCGCTTCCGGCCAGTTACTATCAGGCGTACGAGCGCGTCGAGCGCGACCAGAATCTCACGCTCGTTGTCGCCGAGAGCGAGGGCAGGGTGGTGGGCTGTTTGCAACTCGCGGTGCTCGCAGGCATCAGCTCGCAAGGCGGCAGCCGTGGTCTGCTCGAGGATGTCCGTGTTGCCGCCGATTGCCGCAGTCGCGGCATCGGCGAGCAATTGGTGCAATGGGCTGTTACGGAAGCCAAAGCACGCGGCTGCAACCTGGTCGAACTGCTGACACATTCGAGCAGGGTTGACGCGCAGCGCTTCTACAAGCGTCTTGGATTTTCCCTGAGCCACGCCGGCATGACTGTCCGCTTTTGA
- a CDS encoding phosphoserine transaminase: MTVAKPASRPTVPHFSSGPCAKRPGWNAQNLKDAALGRSHRAKVGKTKLKLAIDLTREVLEVPADYRIGIVPASDTGAVEMALWSLLGARPVTTLAWESFGEGWVSDIVKELKLKDVTKLNAAYGEIPDLSKVDPKSDVVFTWNGTTSGVRVPNADWISATREGLTICDATSAAFAQPLDWAKLDVVTFSWQKALGGEAAHGMLILSPRAVERLETYKPAWPLPKIFRMTKGGKLNEGIFVGETINTPSMLCVEDYLDALNWAKSIGGLKALIARADANTKVLADWKAKTPWIDFLAKDAAIRSNTSVCLKFTDPAITSLSDDAQAEFSKKLVALVEKEGAGYDFAYYRDAPAGLRIWCGATVEAKDVELLTQWIDWAFAETKAQLAKAA; the protein is encoded by the coding sequence ATGACTGTAGCGAAGCCCGCTTCGCGGCCGACCGTGCCGCATTTCTCCTCCGGCCCCTGCGCCAAGCGCCCCGGCTGGAACGCCCAAAATCTCAAGGACGCAGCGCTCGGCCGTTCGCATCGCGCGAAGGTCGGCAAGACCAAGCTCAAGCTCGCGATCGATCTGACGCGCGAAGTGCTTGAAGTCCCGGCTGATTATCGCATCGGCATCGTGCCGGCCTCCGATACCGGCGCGGTCGAGATGGCGCTGTGGTCGCTGCTCGGTGCACGGCCCGTCACCACGCTCGCCTGGGAATCCTTCGGCGAAGGCTGGGTCAGCGACATCGTCAAGGAATTGAAGCTCAAGGACGTCACCAAGCTCAACGCTGCTTACGGTGAGATTCCTGATCTCTCCAAGGTGGACCCCAAGAGCGACGTCGTCTTCACCTGGAACGGCACCACGTCGGGCGTACGCGTGCCGAACGCTGACTGGATCAGCGCGACCCGCGAAGGCCTGACCATTTGCGACGCGACCTCTGCCGCATTCGCGCAGCCGCTCGATTGGGCCAAGCTCGATGTCGTCACCTTCTCCTGGCAGAAGGCGCTCGGCGGTGAAGCCGCGCATGGCATGCTGATCCTCTCGCCCCGCGCGGTGGAACGGCTCGAGACCTACAAGCCGGCCTGGCCGCTGCCGAAGATCTTCCGCATGACCAAGGGCGGCAAGCTCAACGAAGGCATCTTCGTCGGCGAGACCATCAACACGCCGTCGATGCTCTGCGTCGAGGATTATCTCGACGCGCTGAACTGGGCCAAGTCGATCGGCGGCCTCAAGGCGCTGATCGCGCGTGCCGACGCCAACACCAAGGTGCTGGCCGACTGGAAGGCGAAGACGCCGTGGATCGACTTCCTGGCCAAGGACGCCGCGATCCGCTCCAACACCTCGGTGTGCCTGAAGTTCACCGATCCCGCGATCACCTCGCTGTCGGATGACGCGCAGGCGGAGTTCTCCAAGAAGCTGGTTGCCCTCGTCGAGAAGGAAGGCGCCGGCTACGACTTCGCCTATTATCGCGACGCGCCGGCAGGCCTGCGCATCTGGTGCGGCGCCACCGTCGAGGCCAAGGACGTCGAGCTGCTGACGCAGTGGATCGACTGGGCCTTCGCCGAGACCAAGGCGCAACTCGCCAAGGCAGCTTAA